Proteins co-encoded in one Candidatus Manganitrophaceae bacterium genomic window:
- a CDS encoding response regulator produces the protein MAKKILIIDDEQLLLDLLTHLLSKIGYEVDQALDSQEAAGKLKDQTYDAIFLDMKMPLMDGKAFYSTIKQQFPELAKRIVFVTGDVANPDTVSFLKGAGNLHLQKPFTIQEVKSLLDRFFKSGEAASAVSDTPR, from the coding sequence ATGGCCAAGAAGATCCTGATCATTGACGATGAGCAACTGCTTCTTGATCTGCTCACACACCTCCTCTCGAAAATCGGCTATGAGGTCGATCAGGCGTTGGACAGCCAAGAGGCGGCCGGCAAGTTGAAGGACCAGACGTATGACGCCATCTTTCTGGATATGAAGATGCCGCTGATGGATGGGAAGGCGTTTTACTCCACCATCAAGCAGCAGTTTCCGGAGTTGGCCAAGCGGATTGTTTTCGTCACCGGAGATGTGGCCAACCCCGACACCGTCTCCTTTTTAAAAGGGGCGGGAAATCTCCACCTTCAAAAGCCTTTTACGATTCAAGAGGTCAAGTCGCTCCTCGATCGCTTTTTCAAGAGCGGTGAGGCCGCTTCTGCTGTCTCAGATACTCCTCGATAA
- a CDS encoding response regulator transcription factor, translated as MPEKRSLTKRETEIVRLVADGYKNREVAETLGISIKTVETHRANIMNKLALRNLAELIRYAIQKGLVKLDKEL; from the coding sequence ATGCCTGAGAAGAGATCTTTAACCAAGCGTGAGACCGAAATCGTGCGCCTTGTGGCAGATGGTTACAAAAACAGGGAAGTGGCAGAAACGCTAGGGATTAGCATCAAGACCGTCGAGACCCACCGGGCCAATATTATGAATAAATTGGCGCTTCGCAATTTGGCCGAACTGATCCGATATGCGATTCAAAAGGGATTGGTCAAACTGGACAAAGAGCTGTAG
- a CDS encoding response regulator transcription factor gives MRRIKILIADDHTIVRQGMRRLLEGYPDLEVVGESQDGDETVAAAERLAPELVIMDISMPGFSGLEATRKIKKKYPAIKIVILTVHAEKEYIFQILQSGASGYLLKGSPIEELVTAIRAVDRGESYLSPPVSKSIIESYVTGRGVRAQTAVKSQSLTTREREVLRLIAEGHTSKSIAGRLSLSSKTIETHRSHIMQKLNIHNAAGLIRYAIQKGWVGIAPSAES, from the coding sequence ATGAGACGGATAAAGATCTTGATCGCCGATGATCATACCATCGTTCGCCAAGGGATGCGGAGATTGCTGGAAGGCTATCCCGATTTGGAAGTGGTGGGGGAGTCGCAGGATGGAGATGAGACGGTGGCGGCGGCCGAGCGGCTCGCCCCCGAGCTCGTCATCATGGATATCAGCATGCCGGGGTTCAGCGGTTTGGAGGCGACCCGGAAAATCAAGAAAAAATATCCGGCGATCAAGATCGTGATCCTGACCGTTCATGCTGAGAAGGAATATATCTTTCAGATCCTCCAGTCGGGGGCGTCGGGCTATCTTCTCAAGGGCTCTCCGATCGAGGAGCTGGTGACCGCCATCCGCGCCGTCGATCGGGGAGAATCGTATCTGAGCCCGCCGGTCTCCAAGTCGATTATCGAAAGCTACGTCACCGGCCGAGGGGTCAGGGCCCAGACCGCCGTGAAATCGCAGTCATTGACCACCCGTGAGCGGGAAGTGCTCCGCCTGATTGCGGAGGGCCACACCAGCAAAAGCATCGCCGGCCGCCTCTCTCTCAGCTCCAAGACGATTGAGACCCACCGATCGCACATCATGCAAAAACTGAACATCCACAATGCCGCCGGTCTGATCCGGTATGCCATCCAAAAAGGATGGGTCGGGATCGCCCCGTCGGCCGAATCGTAA
- a CDS encoding GAF domain-containing protein → MSEEQMPVPMGEERGELFTKPTGHEPPPAEIHEIPSPSEKLAPLLQVMANHALLVRDLPKFLSFLLDEVVTVTGADVLLLFSRDETTKEWTLLFHRGMPKDFGKNGFIPRAWQSLPSIVLQHGPRLFSHEISKDPIFIGQIIRGMNIQSFAGATLESEGKVLGSLSIGMAKPHAITQKEQALFSMIANLITPFVLPSSQPVAAPAAAEAPQLAIGVDLNGRIVSSNADFNRFLGYEKEEMHRVPLSKFLTPSAVSAYSEQVEALRSGQRNLPSIKLEVLKRGESKRVLNAQLSPYLKEGRMTGVEISAKDATEIGVFEKALSDKKIELELLESLFSSLSRSFKEQDLFQSVLAKILSLTNVEGGYFLQFEEKKQRFSLVAHKGLSGDKAQRLEKQGIKVGENIIAKIIEKKSPTLFISDDPKASLKKRLVGEEGLLSYMGISIQSSGQIWGTLSLFSRRRLFTDEDLAILGFIGREIGFAIENMKLFDQARQRVEDLTIMNEVSQSITKSLHLDQLLSSVANSLTKMIGASNCYIFSVDDKRNLLYGVAASDQKADAVRKVEIKMNENAIIPLTAREQHSFMIENAPQDPRVSKKWIDLFKSRSLLSVPLIIKERVIGVLLLDETRYFRQFTQEEIQKIITLANQVSIAIENATLYQAVTKHMERLQTLSSAIVNIQEEERRRIAQELHDEAGQVLTGIKMNLEWVEKELNPAETAIKERIEAVKTQVGKIMEELRRLSYDLRPAILDELGLVPTLRWYIEEYNKRTRTAVHLQTSGLQKRLSAKTEILLYRIIQEALTNVAKHAEAESVVLSLEKKDVHVHLYITDDGKGFEVKRYFSSSPMGRRGLGILGMKERVELAGGTFFIDSDPGQGTRISIKVPIVKRGS, encoded by the coding sequence ATGTCCGAAGAACAAATGCCTGTTCCCATGGGGGAGGAGAGAGGAGAGCTTTTCACTAAGCCGACCGGTCATGAACCTCCTCCCGCCGAGATTCATGAAATACCTTCTCCATCTGAAAAGTTAGCCCCCCTATTACAAGTCATGGCCAACCATGCCCTGTTGGTCCGCGATCTGCCTAAATTTTTAAGCTTCCTTCTCGACGAAGTCGTTACAGTCACCGGCGCGGATGTTCTCCTTCTTTTTAGCCGCGATGAGACGACCAAAGAGTGGACCCTTCTCTTCCATCGCGGGATGCCGAAGGATTTTGGAAAAAACGGTTTTATCCCCCGCGCTTGGCAGTCGCTTCCCTCTATTGTGCTTCAGCACGGCCCGCGTCTTTTCTCGCATGAAATCTCCAAAGATCCAATTTTTATCGGACAGATCATTCGCGGGATGAATATTCAATCCTTCGCCGGGGCGACGCTGGAATCGGAGGGAAAGGTCTTGGGATCGCTCTCGATTGGAATGGCAAAGCCGCACGCGATCACGCAAAAAGAGCAGGCGCTCTTTTCAATGATCGCCAATCTGATCACCCCTTTTGTCTTGCCCTCCTCGCAGCCGGTGGCCGCGCCGGCGGCTGCGGAAGCGCCTCAGCTTGCCATTGGGGTCGATCTCAATGGGCGAATCGTCTCGAGCAATGCCGATTTTAACCGGTTTCTGGGCTATGAAAAAGAGGAGATGCATCGGGTTCCGCTTTCCAAGTTTCTCACCCCCTCCGCCGTCTCCGCCTATTCCGAGCAGGTCGAAGCGCTCCGATCGGGTCAAAGGAACCTCCCTTCCATCAAGCTGGAGGTGCTGAAGCGGGGCGAGTCGAAAAGGGTCTTGAACGCCCAGCTCTCTCCCTATTTGAAAGAGGGGAGGATGACCGGGGTCGAGATCTCGGCGAAAGATGCCACTGAAATCGGCGTTTTTGAGAAGGCGCTCTCCGACAAGAAAATCGAGCTTGAGCTCTTGGAGTCGCTCTTTTCGAGCTTGAGTCGGTCTTTTAAAGAACAAGACCTCTTCCAGTCGGTTCTCGCAAAGATACTCTCTCTAACGAATGTGGAGGGGGGCTATTTTCTTCAATTTGAAGAGAAGAAGCAACGCTTCTCGTTGGTGGCGCACAAGGGGCTCTCCGGCGACAAGGCCCAGCGGTTGGAGAAGCAGGGGATCAAGGTCGGTGAGAATATTATCGCAAAGATCATCGAAAAGAAATCACCGACCCTCTTTATTTCCGACGACCCAAAGGCCTCCTTAAAGAAGCGGCTGGTCGGGGAAGAGGGGCTCCTGTCTTACATGGGGATTTCAATCCAGTCGTCCGGACAGATTTGGGGGACCCTCTCGCTGTTCAGCCGAAGGCGCCTTTTTACCGACGAGGATCTGGCGATCCTTGGTTTCATTGGAAGAGAGATCGGTTTTGCGATCGAGAACATGAAGCTGTTCGACCAGGCCCGCCAGCGGGTGGAAGATTTGACGATCATGAACGAGGTGAGCCAATCGATTACAAAGAGCCTCCACCTCGATCAGCTCCTCTCCTCGGTCGCCAACAGCCTCACCAAAATGATCGGAGCGAGCAATTGTTACATCTTCTCGGTCGACGACAAAAGAAATCTGCTCTATGGCGTCGCCGCTTCCGACCAGAAAGCCGATGCGGTCCGAAAGGTCGAGATTAAGATGAACGAGAATGCGATTATCCCCCTGACGGCGCGGGAGCAGCATTCGTTCATGATCGAGAATGCGCCGCAAGATCCGCGGGTCAGCAAGAAATGGATCGACCTGTTTAAATCGAGATCGCTTCTGTCGGTCCCGCTGATTATCAAAGAGCGGGTGATCGGGGTTCTTCTTCTCGATGAGACCCGTTATTTCCGGCAGTTCACCCAAGAGGAAATTCAAAAGATCATCACGCTGGCCAACCAGGTCTCCATCGCCATCGAGAATGCCACGCTTTATCAAGCGGTGACGAAGCACATGGAGCGCCTCCAGACCCTCTCGTCGGCGATCGTCAATATCCAGGAAGAAGAGCGCCGGCGGATTGCCCAAGAGCTTCACGACGAGGCGGGACAGGTGCTGACCGGGATCAAGATGAATCTGGAATGGGTCGAAAAGGAGCTCAACCCGGCCGAAACAGCGATCAAAGAGCGGATCGAGGCGGTGAAAACCCAGGTGGGAAAGATCATGGAGGAGCTCCGGCGGCTCTCCTACGATCTGCGGCCCGCCATTCTCGACGAGCTCGGCTTGGTCCCAACACTGCGATGGTATATCGAAGAATACAACAAACGGACCCGCACCGCCGTTCATCTCCAGACGAGCGGTCTGCAGAAGCGTCTGTCGGCAAAAACGGAGATCCTTCTTTATCGAATCATCCAAGAAGCACTGACGAACGTCGCAAAGCATGCAGAGGCCGAATCGGTGGTTCTCTCCTTAGAAAAAAAGGATGTCCACGTGCATCTGTACATCACCGATGACGGAAAAGGCTTTGAGGTCAAACGCTATTTTTCATCCTCTCCGATGGGCCGGCGGGGACTCGGTATTTTGGGAATGAAAGAGCGGGTAGAATTGGCGGGAGGAACATTTTTTATCGACTCGGATCCGGGGCAGGGAACCCGAATTTCAATCAAGGTTCCCATCGTAAAAAGGGGGTCCTGA
- a CDS encoding response regulator — protein sequence MGKKGKILIVDDEENIRDILFEVLSNEGYQCERAAGGEEALALLKQRPFQLVLSDILMPGLSGIGLLKGAKVADPDLAFVMVTAVHAAETAIEAMRLGADNYLIKPFNLDEVILSVEKALHRRRLVIENRAYQLHLEKMVEDRTQELQQALRKIELSYRATLEALGSALDTRDIGTHAHSKRVTHYALLLGSALGMPGHDLEILERGVYLHDIGKIGIPDDILLRPGKLTKQEMEIMMTHAELGKRLLSRIDFLREPSEIVYSHQERYDGTGYPRGLKGEEIPLGARVFAIVDALDAMTSDRPYRKALPFEAARAEIIRAAGAQFDPEIVRIFTSIPKEQWLKARERSFLYQEEKEVA from the coding sequence ATGGGTAAAAAAGGAAAGATTTTAATCGTGGATGATGAAGAGAACATTCGCGACATTTTGTTTGAGGTCCTCTCCAATGAAGGATATCAATGTGAGCGCGCTGCAGGGGGCGAGGAGGCGCTCGCTCTTCTAAAGCAGCGGCCGTTTCAGCTGGTCTTATCCGATATCTTAATGCCGGGCCTCTCGGGCATCGGCTTATTAAAGGGAGCGAAGGTGGCAGACCCCGACCTGGCCTTCGTGATGGTCACCGCCGTTCATGCCGCCGAGACCGCGATTGAGGCGATGCGGCTGGGGGCCGATAACTATCTTATTAAACCGTTTAATTTGGATGAGGTGATTCTCAGCGTCGAGAAAGCGCTTCACCGCCGCAGGCTGGTAATCGAGAACAGAGCATATCAGCTCCATCTGGAAAAGATGGTGGAGGACCGAACCCAGGAGCTCCAACAGGCGCTTCGGAAAATTGAACTGAGTTATCGCGCCACCCTGGAAGCGCTCGGTTCGGCACTGGATACCCGGGATATCGGCACCCACGCCCACTCGAAGCGGGTCACTCATTATGCGCTCCTTTTGGGAAGTGCGCTCGGCATGCCTGGGCATGATCTTGAAATTTTGGAACGTGGGGTCTATCTCCACGATATCGGGAAAATCGGAATCCCGGATGACATTCTCCTTCGCCCCGGAAAGCTGACCAAGCAGGAGATGGAGATCATGATGACCCATGCGGAACTGGGAAAACGACTCCTCTCCCGAATTGATTTCTTAAGAGAGCCGTCCGAGATCGTCTATAGCCATCAGGAGCGGTATGACGGAACCGGTTATCCCAGAGGCCTAAAAGGGGAGGAGATCCCGCTTGGCGCGCGTGTCTTTGCGATCGTCGATGCCCTCGATGCCATGACTTCCGATCGTCCTTATCGAAAAGCACTCCCGTTTGAGGCGGCCCGAGCCGAGATCATCCGTGCCGCCGGGGCTCAATTTGACCCCGAGATCGTTCGGATCTTCACCTCTATTCCGAAAGAGCAGTGGCTAAAGGCGCGCGAGCGCTCCTTTCTCTATCAAGAAGAAAAAGAGGTGGCCTGA
- a CDS encoding c-type cytochrome, producing MAAEEQLSKPRVPSDRLKEAQSLKNPFKATPENVAKGKTLFEGKATCFTCHGKEGNGEGLAAAGLDPPPRNFTNPAFHAMRTDGELFWVIKHGSPATAMMPMVGSVITEDEAWLVLLYERSLGRKK from the coding sequence ATGGCGGCCGAAGAGCAGCTGTCAAAGCCGAGGGTTCCTTCGGATCGATTGAAGGAAGCGCAAAGTCTTAAGAATCCGTTTAAGGCGACGCCGGAGAATGTTGCGAAAGGGAAAACCCTTTTCGAGGGAAAAGCAACCTGCTTCACCTGTCATGGAAAAGAAGGAAACGGGGAGGGGCTCGCAGCCGCAGGGCTCGACCCCCCTCCCCGTAACTTCACCAACCCCGCTTTTCACGCAATGCGAACAGATGGGGAACTCTTTTGGGTGATCAAACACGGAAGTCCCGCAACAGCGATGATGCCGATGGTTGGAAGTGTGATTACCGAAGACGAAGCATGGCTGGTGCTTCTCTATGAGAGAAGCCTTGGGCGAAAAAAGTAG
- a CDS encoding c-type cytochrome, whose amino-acid sequence MKFGRIGLAVLVAAAVSVSVGSAAEKDPLVPRVPADQMAAAKAWKNPQKATPENIAKGKEIFTGKGTCFTCHGNEGRGDGPAGAALDPTPRNFHNPKFPTAKTEGEMAWVIKNGSPGTGMISYAPGVISEDEMALVILYERSLATQP is encoded by the coding sequence ATGAAATTTGGACGGATCGGTTTGGCAGTGCTCGTTGCAGCAGCAGTTAGCGTGAGCGTCGGCTCCGCGGCAGAGAAAGATCCCCTCGTACCCCGGGTTCCGGCAGACCAGATGGCAGCTGCAAAGGCCTGGAAGAACCCCCAGAAGGCGACTCCTGAGAATATCGCCAAGGGGAAAGAAATCTTTACCGGAAAGGGAACCTGTTTCACCTGTCATGGAAATGAAGGACGCGGAGATGGACCGGCCGGAGCGGCCCTCGATCCCACACCCAGAAACTTCCACAATCCGAAATTCCCCACCGCCAAGACCGAAGGTGAAATGGCTTGGGTAATCAAAAATGGCAGCCCCGGCACCGGAATGATCTCGTATGCTCCTGGGGTGATCAGCGAAGATGAAATGGCGCTCGTGATCCTCTACGAGCGGAGCCTCGCGACCCAGCCATAA
- a CDS encoding SUMF1/EgtB/PvdO family nonheme iron enzyme has product MRSLRNTILLILLLYFLKACSHRPPEGMVLVPAGEFMLGTDEIDETHYAEEQGIVKPWLVDEGPAHKVYLPSYDIDRTEVTNADYANFVRTAHHPPPNYWENGAYRNGSDRYPVVMVRWQEAQDYCHWKGGRLPTEAEWEKAARGTDGRRYPWGNDFDPKKANVGGQSQDLAPVGSYPDGRSPYGTLDMIGNVWEWTADWYRPYPGSRHQSREYGRPLRVIRGNSWSTIGHYPPEVQKELVKHHSTATFRLFAPPDSTIADVGFRCVRPE; this is encoded by the coding sequence ATGCGCTCGCTGCGAAACACGATTCTTCTCATTCTTCTTCTGTATTTCCTTAAGGCCTGCTCTCACCGTCCACCGGAGGGGATGGTCCTCGTCCCGGCCGGCGAATTTATGCTCGGCACCGACGAAATCGACGAGACCCACTATGCGGAAGAGCAGGGGATCGTCAAGCCGTGGTTGGTGGATGAAGGACCGGCGCACAAGGTTTATCTTCCCTCGTACGACATCGACCGGACGGAGGTCACCAATGCCGACTATGCGAACTTCGTCCGGACCGCCCACCATCCTCCCCCCAACTATTGGGAGAATGGCGCCTATCGAAATGGGAGCGATCGTTATCCGGTGGTGATGGTCCGCTGGCAGGAGGCCCAAGATTACTGCCACTGGAAGGGAGGACGTCTGCCGACGGAGGCGGAATGGGAGAAGGCGGCGCGCGGCACCGACGGCCGGCGCTATCCCTGGGGGAACGACTTCGATCCGAAAAAAGCGAACGTCGGCGGACAATCGCAGGACCTGGCCCCGGTCGGAAGCTACCCCGACGGCCGGAGTCCTTATGGGACCCTCGACATGATCGGAAATGTCTGGGAGTGGACCGCCGATTGGTACCGGCCCTATCCTGGAAGCCGCCATCAAAGCCGGGAATATGGCCGGCCGCTGCGGGTCATTCGCGGCAACTCCTGGTCGACCATCGGCCACTATCCTCCGGAGGTTCAAAAAGAGCTGGTCAAACATCACTCGACTGCCACCTTCCGCCTCTTCGCCCCCCCCGATTCGACCATCGCCGACGTCGGATTCCGGTGTGTTCGCCCCGAATAA
- the pyrF gene encoding orotidine-5'-phosphate decarboxylase: MTARDRLILALDLPDPKEAIQLVDALSGQIRLFKVGSTLFTAAGPALVQEIQKRGAAVFLDLKFHDIPNTVAGAVLQAARLGVRMLTLHTLGGKEMMRRAVDQLRETAQREQTAPPLLLGVTILTSFDPPTLQETLSTPSSVEEMVLHLARLAEETGMDGAVASPQELTLLRSDLPPSFRLVTPGIRLLSGAHHDQKRPATPQQAIAAGADYIVVGRPILESKNRSETIEAILREMEPPR, encoded by the coding sequence ATGACTGCGCGCGACCGACTGATCCTCGCCCTCGATCTCCCCGATCCGAAGGAAGCGATCCAACTTGTCGATGCCCTCTCCGGACAGATCCGACTCTTTAAGGTCGGATCGACCCTCTTCACCGCCGCCGGTCCGGCGCTCGTCCAAGAAATTCAGAAACGGGGAGCGGCCGTTTTTCTCGATCTGAAATTCCATGACATCCCAAATACGGTCGCCGGAGCGGTCCTCCAGGCGGCGCGGCTCGGCGTTCGGATGCTGACCCTCCACACCCTCGGCGGAAAGGAGATGATGCGGCGGGCCGTCGATCAACTTCGGGAGACCGCCCAGCGCGAGCAGACGGCTCCCCCTCTTCTGCTCGGCGTCACGATCCTCACCAGCTTCGATCCGCCGACCCTTCAAGAGACCCTCAGCACCCCCTCCTCCGTCGAAGAGATGGTCCTTCATCTGGCGCGGTTGGCCGAGGAGACGGGAATGGATGGCGCGGTCGCCTCGCCGCAGGAGCTCACCCTCCTTCGAAGCGACCTCCCCCCTTCTTTTCGGCTGGTGACCCCCGGCATCCGTCTCTTATCCGGCGCGCACCACGATCAGAAGCGGCCGGCCACCCCGCAGCAAGCGATTGCAGCGGGCGCCGATTATATCGTGGTCGGCCGGCCGATTCTGGAATCAAAAAATCGAAGCGAAACGATCGAGGCCATTCTTCGTGAGATGGAGCCGCCCCGATGA
- a CDS encoding anthranilate synthase component I family protein, which produces MTGTRPVDPIEAKEKRASNRPAPLLIETIPLEGREPRALFDRLLAQTGWKGSAALLEGMPGGWFDGRFSLLAGDPFATFESKGNVARFTPLEEEGEAVVYRSGEVLAHLQGWLDRFHSSKPEGALSEIPFANGGTIGFFSYDLIAQWERIPAPQSENRSFPDLFLLFINHFAVIDHETERIYLVYNPQPDLAMGRSAASADKKGREKLAHLRARLAGSLPTGERDLLPASPVIQHDLSRDDYVRLVIRAKEYIAAGDIFQANLSHRFRVASAAPSVFSLYKRLRQINPSPFSAYLDLGQIEIASGSPERLVRVTPVEGERTVETRPIAGTRPRGRDPEEDRQLVDALRRNEKERAEHLMLVDLERNDLGKICRYGSVQVDRLMGIEKYSHVVHLVSNIVGVLRSEVTTAEVIKALFPGGTITGVPKIRCMEIIAELEKRARGLYTGAIGYIDFAGEIDLNIAIRTWVRQGEELSFQVGAGIVADSDPEREYRETLQKAAALLKAVES; this is translated from the coding sequence ATGACCGGGACCCGCCCCGTCGACCCGATCGAAGCGAAGGAAAAACGCGCCTCAAATCGGCCGGCGCCCCTTCTCATCGAGACGATTCCCCTGGAAGGGAGAGAACCGCGCGCGCTGTTCGATCGGTTGCTTGCACAGACCGGGTGGAAAGGGAGTGCCGCCCTCTTGGAAGGAATGCCCGGCGGGTGGTTTGACGGTCGATTCTCTCTTCTCGCCGGCGACCCTTTTGCGACCTTCGAGAGCAAGGGGAACGTTGCGCGATTCACCCCGCTTGAGGAAGAGGGAGAAGCGGTGGTCTACCGGTCGGGAGAGGTCCTTGCGCATCTGCAGGGATGGCTCGATCGATTCCATTCGTCCAAACCGGAAGGGGCCCTTTCGGAAATTCCCTTTGCAAACGGCGGGACAATCGGTTTCTTCAGCTATGACCTGATCGCTCAATGGGAGCGGATCCCAGCACCGCAATCCGAAAACCGGTCCTTTCCTGACCTTTTCCTCCTTTTCATCAATCACTTCGCGGTCATTGACCATGAGACGGAGCGGATCTACCTGGTTTACAATCCTCAGCCCGATCTGGCGATGGGAAGAAGCGCGGCATCGGCGGATAAGAAAGGCCGGGAGAAATTAGCACACCTTCGAGCAAGGCTGGCAGGCTCGCTTCCGACCGGAGAGCGGGACCTCCTCCCTGCTTCACCGGTCATTCAGCACGATCTCTCCCGTGACGATTATGTCCGGCTGGTGATCCGGGCGAAGGAATATATTGCCGCGGGAGATATTTTTCAGGCGAATCTCTCCCATCGTTTTCGGGTCGCCTCCGCAGCACCTTCCGTCTTTTCTCTCTATAAGAGGCTTCGACAGATTAACCCTTCCCCTTTCTCCGCCTATCTTGATTTGGGGCAAATCGAAATCGCCAGCGGCTCCCCGGAACGGTTGGTCCGGGTCACCCCGGTTGAAGGAGAGAGAACCGTCGAGACCCGACCGATCGCCGGAACCCGCCCTCGGGGCCGCGATCCGGAGGAAGACCGTCAGCTGGTCGATGCGCTCCGTCGCAACGAAAAGGAGCGGGCGGAGCATTTGATGCTGGTCGATTTAGAGCGGAATGATCTCGGGAAAATCTGCCGATACGGATCGGTCCAGGTCGACCGGTTGATGGGAATTGAGAAGTATTCGCATGTGGTCCACCTTGTCTCCAACATCGTCGGCGTGCTCCGATCGGAAGTCACGACCGCCGAGGTGATCAAGGCGCTCTTCCCGGGAGGAACCATCACCGGGGTCCCCAAGATCCGCTGTATGGAAATCATCGCTGAACTCGAAAAGAGAGCGCGCGGCCTTTACACCGGCGCAATCGGATACATTGACTTTGCCGGGGAGATCGATTTGAATATCGCCATTCGGACCTGGGTTCGACAGGGAGAGGAGCTGAGTTTTCAGGTGGGCGCCGGCATCGTCGCCGACTCCGACCCGGAAAGGGAGTACCGGGAGACCCTTCAAAAAGCGGCGGCCCTTCTGAAGGCGGTTGAATCGTGA
- a CDS encoding aminotransferase class IV gives MWIYLQDRFVRKEEAKVSVFDRGFLYGDGLFETFRAYHGRIFLLSQHLERLAQGADRLALPLPTPSEIETILYQTLEKNGLEEALLRLTLTRGEGEGGFDPERCEHPTLLVTARPFTGHPPERYRNGVTAAIVQIRRNAPATLDPALKSTSFLNNVIAKLEAKKEGAFEGLLMTLDGYLSEGSVSNLFWVRQGTLQTPSPAVGLLRGITREVVITLAHQKEIEVEEGFYRPEALLNADEAFLTNSSFELMPLTEVNGRKIGSGAPGPLTQALHQAFREVVRER, from the coding sequence ATGTGGATCTACCTTCAAGACCGGTTCGTTCGAAAGGAGGAGGCAAAGGTCTCGGTTTTTGACCGCGGCTTTTTGTATGGAGACGGTCTCTTTGAAACCTTCCGTGCGTACCACGGGCGGATCTTTCTCCTCTCGCAACATCTGGAACGGCTTGCGCAGGGGGCCGATCGTCTCGCCCTCCCCCTTCCAACCCCCTCTGAAATTGAAACGATCCTTTATCAGACGCTGGAGAAAAATGGACTCGAAGAGGCGCTCCTCCGCTTAACCCTGACCCGGGGCGAGGGGGAGGGCGGATTCGACCCGGAGCGCTGCGAGCATCCGACCCTTTTGGTGACGGCGCGCCCGTTTACCGGGCATCCCCCGGAACGCTACCGCAACGGGGTTACGGCCGCCATCGTCCAGATCCGGAGGAATGCGCCGGCGACGCTCGACCCGGCCTTAAAATCGACCAGCTTTTTGAACAATGTAATCGCAAAGCTGGAAGCAAAAAAAGAGGGGGCGTTCGAGGGACTCCTGATGACACTGGACGGTTATCTTTCGGAAGGAAGCGTCAGCAACCTTTTTTGGGTGCGGCAAGGGACGCTCCAGACCCCCTCCCCCGCGGTCGGACTCTTGAGAGGAATCACACGCGAGGTCGTCATCACGCTGGCGCATCAAAAAGAGATTGAAGTTGAAGAGGGTTTCTATCGACCTGAGGCGCTTCTCAACGCCGACGAAGCTTTTTTAACCAACAGCAGCTTTGAGCTGATGCCGCTGACCGAGGTGAACGGCCGTAAAATCGGCTCCGGGGCGCCCGGCCCGCTGACGCAGGCGCTTCATCAGGCCTTTAGAGAGGTCGTGAGGGAGCGGTAA